In one window of Haemophilus parainfluenzae DNA:
- a CDS encoding pilus assembly protein PilM: MKIPNRKHLKQAIGLIKQQDIFSFVWLDELHRVQSVCLTGQQGDIFSQLLPHLPQKSSQYCFIGAISPHLTWSKTLILPQILNTQECEQQCRFILQKELPIPLDELWFDYLTTPLKQGFRLDITAIRIQSAKAELAKYLPLKLTALDLLNHSILRAFYAILGQEPTNTLFLYQDQQGCLAVCERLQQRQVLQSQSNLYELYQQFVQRFPETIEQVYVYQTPDMLNSHAIQLLPTNWQRIETDLPFIALGNALWQTDLKLVDLSSKNNHTFASRQFGEW; the protein is encoded by the coding sequence ATGAAGATTCCCAACAGAAAGCATCTAAAACAAGCAATTGGCTTAATAAAACAACAAGATATATTTTCATTTGTTTGGCTAGATGAGTTACATCGTGTTCAATCTGTTTGTTTAACTGGGCAACAAGGCGATATTTTTTCTCAGTTATTACCTCATTTACCCCAAAAAAGCAGCCAATATTGTTTTATTGGTGCTATTTCACCTCATTTGACTTGGTCTAAAACGCTTATTCTACCGCAGATACTCAATACCCAAGAATGTGAACAACAATGTCGTTTTATTTTGCAAAAAGAGTTACCGATTCCTTTGGATGAATTATGGTTTGATTATCTGACCACGCCATTAAAACAAGGTTTTCGTTTGGATATAACGGCTATTCGGATACAAAGTGCAAAGGCTGAATTAGCAAAATATCTACCGTTAAAATTGACCGCACTTGATTTACTGAATCACAGTATTTTACGTGCATTTTATGCCATTTTAGGCCAAGAGCCGACTAACACCTTATTTTTATATCAAGATCAGCAAGGTTGCCTTGCTGTTTGTGAACGATTGCAACAAAGGCAGGTTTTGCAATCTCAAAGTAATTTATATGAACTTTATCAACAATTCGTCCAACGATTCCCTGAAACGATAGAACAAGTTTATGTATACCAAACACCCGATATGTTGAATTCACACGCAATCCAATTACTGCCTACGAATTGGCAACGCATCGAAACAGATTTACCTTTTATCGCTTTAGGTAATGCACTGTGGCAAACCGATTTGAAACTCGTGGATTTATCCTCAAAAAACAATCACACTTTTGCCTCCAGACAATTCGGAGAGTGGTGA
- a CDS encoding competence protein ComB: MFSLNLLPWRLEQHQKAFRLFMWQSLIWLVCSVLILLGLSQLNTQQLQVLNQIKENLIQITNQVHQKRIQVQQLQRDLKEMNELTEMDTEYVYRMLNLLSELPLQQGELDEFTLNAKQVVLSGMTESQKEFEAIHQFLKQHFTTVNLTKLEPVQSQLFFQFDIQLSESVQ; this comes from the coding sequence ATGTTTAGCCTTAATTTATTGCCTTGGCGCTTAGAACAACATCAAAAGGCTTTTCGTCTTTTTATGTGGCAAAGTTTAATTTGGCTCGTTTGCTCAGTATTGATTCTTTTGGGATTGAGCCAACTTAACACACAACAATTGCAAGTTCTAAATCAGATAAAAGAAAATCTGATACAGATAACGAATCAAGTTCATCAAAAACGCATTCAAGTTCAACAACTACAACGAGACTTGAAAGAAATGAATGAACTGACTGAAATGGATACAGAATATGTGTATCGCATGCTTAATTTATTAAGTGAGCTACCATTACAACAAGGCGAGTTAGATGAATTTACGCTCAATGCTAAGCAAGTTGTGCTTTCAGGGATGACAGAAAGCCAAAAAGAATTTGAAGCGATACATCAATTTCTTAAACAGCATTTTACAACGGTTAATTTGACCAAGCTTGAACCAGTGCAAAGTCAGTTATTCTTTCAATTTGATATCCAGTTATCGGAGTCTGTGCAATGA